A portion of the Manihot esculenta cultivar AM560-2 chromosome 2, M.esculenta_v8, whole genome shotgun sequence genome contains these proteins:
- the LOC110609143 gene encoding serine--tRNA ligase isoform X2 — protein MLDINLFREEKGHNPELIRESQRRRFANVDIVDEIIRLDREWRQRQFELDNLRKELNKINKQIAQLKIAGEDATELIKNTNDNKQLTTDKEAEVQQAYLALNKRLEAVGNLVHDSVPVSYDEANNAVIRVWGEKRSGPKLKNHVELVELLGIADTKKGANVAGGRGFYLKGDGVRLNQALINFGLDFLEKRGYTALQTPFFIRKDIMAKCAQLAQFDEELYKVTGEGDDKYLIATAEQPICAYHLDDWIHPSQLPIRYAGYSTCFRKEAGSHGRDTLGIFRVHQFEKVEQFCLTSPNGNDSWDMHEEMIKNSEDFYKMLNIPFQVVSIVSGALNDAAAKKYDLEAWFPASQTYRELVSCSNCTDYQSRRLEVRYGQKKSNEQAKQYVHLLNSTLTATERTICCILENYQKENGVEVPEPLREYMGGKSFLPFQSNPSTEGKGKKSKA, from the exons ATGTTGGACATCAATCTCTTCAGGGAAGAAAAGGGTCACAACCCCGAACTTATCCGGGAATCTCAGCGTCGCCGATTCGCCAATGTTGATATTGTCGACGAGATCATTCGTCTCGACAGGGAATGGAGGCAGC GTCAATTTGAACTTGACAACCTACGCAAAGAATTGAATAAGATAAACAAGCAAATAGCCCAACTCAAAATT GCAGGTGAAGATGCAACCGAATTGATTAAAAATACCAATGACAACAAGCAACTGACTACTGATAAAGAAGCTGAGGTTCAGCAGGCTTATTTAGCTCTGAATAAGAGATTGGAAGCCGTTGGAAATCTTGTGCATGATTCAGTGCCTGTTAGCTATGATGAG GCAAATAATGCTGTAATCCGTGTTTGGGGGGAGAAACGTTCTGGGCCTAAATTGAAAAACCatgttgagcttgttgagcttcTAGGTATTGCTGATACTAAGAAAG GCGCCAATGTAGCTGGAGGTAGGGGCTTCTATCTGAAAGGTGATGGTGTACGACTTAATCAAGCATTGATCAATTTTGGACTGGATTTCTTGGAGAAGAGGGGTTACACGGCCTTGCAGactccctttttcattagaaaAGACATTATGGCAAAGTGTGCTCAGTTAGCACAATTTGATGAAGAGCTTTACAAG GTGACTGGTGAAGGGGATGACAAGTATCTAATTGCTACAGCTGAGCAACCAATATGTGCTTATCATTTAGATGATTGGATCCATCCTTCACAGCTGCCAATCAG ataTGCTGGATACTCAACTTGTTTTCGTAAAGAAGCTGGTTCACATGGTCGCGATACTTTGGGAATTTTCCGAGTTCATCAATTTGAGAAAGTGGAGCAATTCTGCCTTACCAGCCCAAATGGCAATGACTCTTGGGACATGCACGAGGAAATGATCAAGAACTCTGAGGACTTCTACAAAATG TTAAACATCCCTTTTCAAGTTGTGTCTATTGTTTCTGGTGCTTTGAATGATGCTGCTGCAAAGAAGTATGACTTGGAAGCATGGTTTCCTGCTTCGCAAACATACAGAGAGTTGGTCTCCTGTTCCAATTGTACAGACTACCAGTCAAGGAGGTTGGAAGTTCGATATGGGCAGAAAAAG AGCAATGAGCAAGCAAAGCAATATGTTCATCTGTTGAACTCTACGCTCACTGCAACAGAGAGGACCATTTGCTGCATCCTTGAGAACTACCAGAAGGAAAATGGTGTAGAGGTCCCAGAACCTCTACGAGAATATATGGGTGGGAAATCTTTCCTCCCCTTCCAAAGCAACCCATCCACAGAAGGCAAGGGGAAGAAATCTAAGGCCTAA
- the LOC110609143 gene encoding serine--tRNA ligase isoform X1: MLDINLFREEKGHNPELIRESQRRRFANVDIVDEIIRLDREWRQRQFELDNLRKELNKINKQIAQLKIAGEDATELIKNTNDNKQLTTDKEAEVQQAYLALNKRLEAVGNLVHDSVPVSYDEANNAVIRVWGEKRSGPKLKNHVELVELLGIADTKKGANVAGGRGFYLKGDGVRLNQALINFGLDFLEKRGYTALQTPFFIRKDIMAKCAQLAQFDEELYKVILENVTGEGDDKYLIATAEQPICAYHLDDWIHPSQLPIRYAGYSTCFRKEAGSHGRDTLGIFRVHQFEKVEQFCLTSPNGNDSWDMHEEMIKNSEDFYKMLNIPFQVVSIVSGALNDAAAKKYDLEAWFPASQTYRELVSCSNCTDYQSRRLEVRYGQKKSNEQAKQYVHLLNSTLTATERTICCILENYQKENGVEVPEPLREYMGGKSFLPFQSNPSTEGKGKKSKA; the protein is encoded by the exons ATGTTGGACATCAATCTCTTCAGGGAAGAAAAGGGTCACAACCCCGAACTTATCCGGGAATCTCAGCGTCGCCGATTCGCCAATGTTGATATTGTCGACGAGATCATTCGTCTCGACAGGGAATGGAGGCAGC GTCAATTTGAACTTGACAACCTACGCAAAGAATTGAATAAGATAAACAAGCAAATAGCCCAACTCAAAATT GCAGGTGAAGATGCAACCGAATTGATTAAAAATACCAATGACAACAAGCAACTGACTACTGATAAAGAAGCTGAGGTTCAGCAGGCTTATTTAGCTCTGAATAAGAGATTGGAAGCCGTTGGAAATCTTGTGCATGATTCAGTGCCTGTTAGCTATGATGAG GCAAATAATGCTGTAATCCGTGTTTGGGGGGAGAAACGTTCTGGGCCTAAATTGAAAAACCatgttgagcttgttgagcttcTAGGTATTGCTGATACTAAGAAAG GCGCCAATGTAGCTGGAGGTAGGGGCTTCTATCTGAAAGGTGATGGTGTACGACTTAATCAAGCATTGATCAATTTTGGACTGGATTTCTTGGAGAAGAGGGGTTACACGGCCTTGCAGactccctttttcattagaaaAGACATTATGGCAAAGTGTGCTCAGTTAGCACAATTTGATGAAGAGCTTTACAAGGTGATTTTGGAAAAT GTGACTGGTGAAGGGGATGACAAGTATCTAATTGCTACAGCTGAGCAACCAATATGTGCTTATCATTTAGATGATTGGATCCATCCTTCACAGCTGCCAATCAG ataTGCTGGATACTCAACTTGTTTTCGTAAAGAAGCTGGTTCACATGGTCGCGATACTTTGGGAATTTTCCGAGTTCATCAATTTGAGAAAGTGGAGCAATTCTGCCTTACCAGCCCAAATGGCAATGACTCTTGGGACATGCACGAGGAAATGATCAAGAACTCTGAGGACTTCTACAAAATG TTAAACATCCCTTTTCAAGTTGTGTCTATTGTTTCTGGTGCTTTGAATGATGCTGCTGCAAAGAAGTATGACTTGGAAGCATGGTTTCCTGCTTCGCAAACATACAGAGAGTTGGTCTCCTGTTCCAATTGTACAGACTACCAGTCAAGGAGGTTGGAAGTTCGATATGGGCAGAAAAAG AGCAATGAGCAAGCAAAGCAATATGTTCATCTGTTGAACTCTACGCTCACTGCAACAGAGAGGACCATTTGCTGCATCCTTGAGAACTACCAGAAGGAAAATGGTGTAGAGGTCCCAGAACCTCTACGAGAATATATGGGTGGGAAATCTTTCCTCCCCTTCCAAAGCAACCCATCCACAGAAGGCAAGGGGAAGAAATCTAAGGCCTAA